The following proteins are co-located in the Haloplanus sp. HW8-1 genome:
- a CDS encoding MOSC domain-containing protein: protein MAYIENLWVYPIKGLDRMTVETISINDAGTFRGDREYAMLDPDENNVIEDRFDSVGKTFNGKEIDHTHEVRSAFDPETHELTLTVRESGNEVTFDLQTERDTASEWFSEFVGESVELRHREPPSFIDRPKLGPSIISTGTLEEVASWFDDMTVAGARIRLRPNIEIGGVPPFWEDRFLGDNPSGFEIDGTWFEGAEACARCVVPSRDPDTGEPIEDFEQRFADYREETLPDWAPREAFEHFFTVMLITKVPEDDYGGTISVGDEVATEETLEV from the coding sequence ATGGCCTACATTGAGAATCTCTGGGTCTACCCGATCAAGGGATTAGATCGGATGACAGTCGAAACCATCAGCATCAACGACGCCGGTACTTTTCGGGGAGACCGGGAGTACGCGATGTTGGATCCCGACGAAAACAACGTGATTGAGGATCGTTTTGATTCAGTCGGCAAAACGTTCAACGGAAAAGAGATCGATCACACACACGAGGTACGGTCAGCCTTCGATCCGGAGACTCACGAACTCACGTTGACCGTGCGCGAAAGCGGGAACGAAGTCACGTTCGATCTACAAACCGAACGTGATACCGCAAGTGAATGGTTCAGCGAATTCGTCGGAGAATCGGTTGAACTGCGCCACCGGGAACCACCGTCGTTTATCGATCGGCCGAAACTGGGTCCCTCCATCATTAGCACTGGAACTCTCGAGGAGGTTGCATCGTGGTTCGACGACATGACCGTCGCGGGAGCACGGATTCGCCTTCGACCGAATATTGAAATCGGCGGCGTTCCGCCTTTCTGGGAGGACCGGTTCCTCGGCGACAATCCTTCCGGATTCGAAATCGATGGGACTTGGTTCGAGGGTGCTGAAGCCTGCGCACGCTGTGTCGTTCCCTCGAGAGATCCTGACACCGGAGAGCCCATCGAGGACTTTGAGCAGCGGTTCGCGGACTATCGCGAGGAGACACTCCCGGACTGGGCTCCGAGAGAGGCGTTCGAACACTTCTTTACCGTTATGCTCATCACGAAGGTACCGGAGGACGACTACGGGGGTACGATAAGCGTCGGCGATGAGGTCGCGACCGAGGAGACACTCGAGGTGTAG
- the thsA gene encoding thermosome subunit alpha, with the protein MSQVNTIANVTDEVDGDEAVDQNISAGIALADVLRTTLGPNGRDKMLVGDGQVVLTNDGASIVDRIDIESPAAKLVSEVAHSQGGDIGDGATSAIVLSGALLREANELLEDGFHPTTIVNGYGEAATRARNRLPELATWENHDDETRRRIVETSITGRWDAERTAFLADLAVRGYQAARSTDGPRLENVTIHGIAGGGTADSKLLDGLVIDTDRSSTSVSDVPAPLPRRVEDANVAVVDDELTIQSPESTPQLSVEDTDALRRLQAFETGEYERYVDTLTTHNIDVLFCQKSIDDRLKALLAQAGILAFERTRQDEVHKLERATGASPIMRPGELNVGAVGHAHVVERRTLGASEFTLVRDSASTQVSLLLRGGTDHVVDETERIVVDAIDLLASFDARAGVVPGGGATEVALAADLRTWSRSIGDRTQIVVDAVADALETIPRTLARNAGHDPIDTLLELRHRHDDGDATAGLDVNTGDVADMYSRGIVAPVRLNERLIANATEAVTSILRIDGIIHVDEPVHEDGDDHDHQHAISGGFQSDSHGYPWAIGH; encoded by the coding sequence ATGAGTCAAGTCAACACGATTGCCAACGTCACCGACGAGGTCGACGGTGACGAGGCTGTCGATCAAAATATCTCCGCGGGTATCGCACTCGCCGACGTGTTACGGACGACGCTCGGGCCAAACGGTCGTGATAAGATGTTGGTCGGCGATGGACAGGTCGTTCTGACGAACGACGGTGCGAGTATCGTGGATCGGATCGATATCGAGTCACCGGCCGCGAAACTCGTTTCCGAGGTTGCGCACTCGCAAGGCGGTGACATCGGGGATGGAGCAACCTCCGCGATCGTGTTGTCGGGGGCCCTTCTTCGCGAAGCGAACGAACTGCTGGAAGACGGATTCCATCCGACGACCATCGTAAACGGCTACGGGGAGGCGGCCACACGAGCCAGGAACCGGTTGCCCGAACTCGCGACGTGGGAAAACCACGACGACGAGACGCGTCGGCGGATCGTCGAGACGTCGATAACCGGACGCTGGGATGCCGAACGCACTGCCTTCTTAGCTGATCTCGCTGTTCGAGGATATCAGGCGGCGCGAAGCACCGACGGCCCGCGACTGGAGAACGTGACGATTCACGGAATCGCAGGCGGTGGAACGGCCGATTCGAAGCTACTGGACGGACTCGTCATCGATACCGACCGATCCTCGACGTCCGTCTCCGATGTTCCAGCACCACTCCCGCGACGTGTCGAAGACGCCAATGTCGCGGTCGTCGACGACGAACTGACTATACAGAGTCCGGAGTCGACACCGCAACTTTCCGTCGAGGATACCGACGCACTTCGGCGACTTCAAGCGTTCGAGACAGGTGAGTACGAACGATACGTTGACACGCTCACGACCCACAATATCGACGTACTGTTCTGTCAGAAGTCGATCGACGACCGACTCAAGGCTCTCCTGGCACAAGCCGGTATCCTCGCGTTTGAACGGACTCGGCAAGACGAAGTCCACAAACTCGAGCGTGCGACGGGTGCCTCGCCGATCATGCGACCCGGAGAACTCAACGTGGGCGCAGTCGGTCACGCTCACGTCGTCGAACGACGGACACTCGGGGCCTCGGAGTTCACCCTCGTCCGAGATTCGGCATCGACACAGGTTTCGTTGCTCCTTCGTGGCGGGACCGACCATGTCGTCGATGAAACCGAGCGGATCGTTGTCGACGCTATCGACCTGCTCGCATCGTTCGATGCTCGCGCCGGTGTGGTGCCTGGCGGCGGGGCGACCGAAGTGGCACTTGCGGCGGATCTGCGTACCTGGAGCCGCAGCATCGGTGATCGGACACAGATCGTCGTCGACGCCGTTGCCGATGCCCTGGAGACGATCCCACGCACGCTCGCTCGGAACGCCGGACACGACCCCATCGACACGCTGTTGGAGCTTCGACATCGCCACGACGATGGGGATGCGACCGCGGGTCTCGATGTCAACACAGGAGACGTGGCGGATATGTACTCTCGTGGAATCGTCGCCCCGGTCCGTCTCAACGAGCGTTTGATCGCGAACGCGACCGAGGCCGTGACGTCCATTCTCCGGATCGACGGCATCATTCACGTCGACGAGCCGGTTCACGAGGACGGAGACGACCACGACCATCAGCATGCCATCAGCGGTGGATTCCAGAGTGACTCACACGGTTATCCCTGGGCGATCGGGCACTGA
- a CDS encoding AmiS/UreI family transporter: MPLYEILGMGLLFVGGVLFVNGLWLLGYGGDRDVAVFNFLTGLITFLIVLWWAFGGDASDGTPFNAAGTMLFSFTYLWIGANAIRGVEDQRSFGWYCFFVALTAAPTGYLVLLTGDIGLTALWWVWAVLWASFFVLLGLQRDDLTVPVGWFTAATGVATAVGGYLMASGFWPWA; encoded by the coding sequence ATGCCACTGTATGAAATTCTGGGGATGGGACTCCTGTTTGTCGGAGGAGTCCTCTTCGTCAACGGACTGTGGCTTCTCGGATATGGGGGCGATCGGGACGTCGCGGTATTTAATTTCCTCACAGGGCTGATAACGTTCTTGATCGTCCTCTGGTGGGCCTTCGGCGGCGATGCGTCCGACGGTACGCCGTTCAACGCAGCGGGAACGATGTTGTTTTCGTTCACGTATCTCTGGATCGGCGCAAACGCGATCCGTGGTGTCGAAGACCAGCGTTCCTTCGGCTGGTACTGCTTTTTCGTCGCGTTGACCGCTGCACCGACTGGCTATCTGGTCTTGCTCACCGGCGATATCGGACTCACCGCACTGTGGTGGGTGTGGGCCGTACTCTGGGCTTCGTTCTTCGTTCTCCTTGGACTCCAGCGTGATGATCTCACCGTTCCAGTCGGCTGGTTCACCGCAGCAACCGGTGTCGCTACCGCCGTCGGTGGCTATCTGATGGCTTCCGGTTTCTGGCCCTGGGCATAA
- a CDS encoding archaea-specific SMC-related protein, giving the protein MSEPTNPRANDSLAAGKLSLSVRNIGGIREKQVTFEPGVTLLTGPNATNRTSLLRAFIGGLGGSAGVLRRGADSGHVGITIDDQEYTRRYERTAGGIHTTGNPYTEIEDVVDLFVSLLEDNPIRRAVRSGADLTDLLLAPVDTDELEAEISSLKSERKRIDERLNSIDRERNRLPKLENRRTDLREEIAEIESKLDELRDETGNVESVETESDEIESIRREFEKTQTELKKTESELETQRSIREELQSDLEQIREELAELELRKGELEEITQDVDRLQERETTLSSTVNELSTIAKQTRDVLAGDETVVSELAPDDTVSDLDPASQSIECWTCGSQVKRHAIMDQLDAIEQLADKKRAERRQVRTQLDELESQRNKIEQGIDRHQELTDREREIREGLEQRTEIITELVDKAESLREKLTEKQSELEAAQTEDSNEELNLYEEVSELEYERGQREQALQEVNEDISEIEYQLGKYEDLEARRNDLTDELKALRSRIERIERTTVETFNQQIEAIIDRLEYENIARVWLERRSKGNDTTFDLHIVREDESGTVYEDSIDHLSESEREVVGIVVALTGYLSHDIQEEVPILLLDSLEAIDADRIRELVDCIRTHSEFLVVALLEEDAAAFQNSYHRIDATEQLS; this is encoded by the coding sequence ATGAGCGAACCTACGAACCCGAGAGCAAACGACTCACTCGCTGCTGGGAAACTTTCGCTCTCCGTTCGAAACATTGGCGGTATTCGCGAGAAGCAGGTGACGTTCGAACCGGGTGTGACACTACTTACCGGCCCGAACGCAACCAACAGGACTTCTCTCCTCAGAGCGTTTATTGGCGGGTTGGGCGGTTCGGCTGGCGTACTACGACGTGGGGCCGATAGTGGGCATGTCGGAATCACGATCGACGACCAGGAATACACGCGTCGGTATGAACGCACGGCAGGTGGAATTCACACGACTGGCAACCCGTATACTGAAATCGAGGATGTGGTTGATCTATTCGTCTCTCTGCTCGAAGATAATCCGATTCGGCGCGCAGTCCGTTCCGGAGCGGATCTCACAGACTTGCTTCTGGCCCCTGTCGACACCGACGAACTCGAAGCGGAAATTTCATCCCTCAAATCGGAGCGGAAACGAATCGACGAACGGTTGAATTCGATCGACAGGGAGCGGAACCGTCTCCCCAAATTGGAGAATCGCCGGACTGATCTCCGAGAGGAGATTGCGGAAATCGAATCGAAGCTCGACGAGTTGCGTGACGAGACCGGGAACGTAGAATCGGTGGAGACGGAGTCGGACGAAATCGAGTCGATCCGGCGCGAGTTTGAGAAGACACAGACGGAACTCAAAAAGACCGAATCGGAACTCGAAACCCAGCGAAGTATCCGGGAGGAATTACAATCGGATTTGGAGCAGATTCGCGAAGAACTCGCGGAACTGGAACTGCGTAAGGGAGAACTCGAAGAGATCACACAGGATGTGGATCGCCTCCAAGAGCGAGAAACCACACTCTCATCGACGGTCAACGAGCTATCTACGATCGCCAAGCAAACCCGTGACGTATTGGCCGGAGACGAGACGGTCGTATCGGAGTTGGCGCCCGATGATACGGTGAGTGACCTGGATCCGGCAAGCCAGTCGATAGAGTGTTGGACGTGTGGAAGTCAGGTCAAGCGCCACGCAATTATGGACCAACTCGATGCAATCGAGCAACTCGCCGATAAAAAACGAGCAGAACGTCGGCAGGTCCGTACTCAGCTCGATGAGTTGGAATCCCAGCGAAACAAGATCGAACAGGGAATCGATCGTCATCAAGAATTGACCGACCGCGAGCGCGAGATCCGAGAGGGACTCGAACAGCGAACAGAGATAATCACAGAACTGGTCGATAAAGCCGAATCACTCCGTGAAAAGCTAACGGAGAAACAATCCGAGCTAGAGGCGGCGCAAACTGAGGACAGCAACGAAGAGCTCAACCTGTATGAAGAAGTGAGTGAACTCGAGTACGAACGAGGGCAACGTGAACAAGCGCTCCAAGAGGTCAACGAGGACATAAGCGAGATTGAGTACCAACTCGGAAAGTACGAGGATCTTGAGGCTCGTCGGAACGATCTGACGGATGAGTTGAAAGCTCTCCGGTCACGGATCGAAAGGATCGAACGGACGACGGTTGAGACGTTCAATCAGCAGATAGAGGCGATCATCGATCGACTCGAGTACGAGAACATTGCACGGGTGTGGCTGGAACGACGTTCGAAGGGGAATGACACCACGTTTGATCTCCATATCGTCCGGGAAGACGAATCGGGGACGGTGTATGAGGATTCCATCGATCATCTCAGCGAAAGTGAACGAGAAGTAGTGGGAATCGTGGTCGCCCTGACTGGCTACTTGTCTCACGATATACAAGAAGAGGTGCCGATACTCCTACTGGATTCGTTAGAGGCCATCGATGCTGACCGAATTAGGGAGCTTGTCGATTGTATCAGGAC
- the fmdA gene encoding formamidase gives MPETVFEVDTDAPPEEQPDPIVNRWHPDTPPASTVQPGEKFRVECLDWTGGQVNNDDSANDIRDMDLTPNHHLSGPIEVEGAEPGDLLVVDILDIGAFPDHEWGFTGIFELDNGGGFLTDHFPEARKSIWDLDGVYTKSRHIPGVEFAGLTHPGILGTAPSHELLEEWNRREQKLIDDGPDAETAVNHETREEEPPLALPPEPENVMLGSMDDEEVEEAKTEAARTIPPRENAGNCDIKNLSRGSRVYLPVFVDGANFITGDIHFSQGDGEITFCGAIEMAGWIDFRVDVIKGGMEKFGLDHAIFKPGNVEPDFSEYITFEGYSVDEDGTQHYKNANVGMRRACLDAIDYLKNFGYTGEQAYLSLSTIPVESRLAGVVDLPNTCVTVSVPQAAFNFDIDPDRLGDIKSKSRGTAARPS, from the coding sequence ATGCCAGAAACCGTCTTCGAGGTAGATACGGATGCGCCGCCAGAAGAGCAACCGGATCCGATCGTCAACCGTTGGCACCCGGACACGCCACCCGCTTCAACTGTTCAGCCGGGAGAGAAGTTCCGTGTCGAGTGTCTGGATTGGACCGGTGGTCAGGTTAACAACGACGATAGCGCCAACGATATCCGCGATATGGACCTGACACCGAATCATCACCTGAGCGGTCCGATAGAGGTCGAGGGCGCCGAACCTGGTGACCTACTCGTCGTCGATATCCTCGACATCGGAGCGTTCCCGGATCACGAGTGGGGATTCACGGGGATCTTCGAACTGGATAACGGTGGCGGCTTCCTTACGGACCACTTCCCGGAAGCCCGGAAATCGATCTGGGATCTCGACGGTGTGTACACCAAGTCCCGGCACATTCCGGGCGTCGAGTTCGCCGGCCTCACACATCCGGGCATTCTCGGCACCGCGCCGTCACACGAACTCCTCGAGGAATGGAACCGGCGCGAGCAGAAACTCATTGACGACGGGCCAGACGCGGAAACGGCGGTCAACCACGAAACCCGCGAGGAAGAACCGCCCCTTGCACTCCCACCCGAACCCGAGAACGTCATGCTCGGCTCGATGGACGACGAGGAAGTCGAGGAGGCAAAAACTGAGGCCGCTCGCACCATTCCGCCCCGCGAAAATGCGGGGAACTGTGACATCAAGAACCTCAGCCGCGGTTCGCGTGTGTACCTCCCGGTGTTCGTCGACGGGGCGAACTTCATCACCGGCGACATCCACTTCTCGCAGGGTGACGGCGAGATTACGTTCTGTGGCGCCATCGAGATGGCCGGCTGGATCGACTTCCGCGTCGATGTGATCAAGGGTGGCATGGAGAAGTTCGGTCTCGATCACGCAATCTTCAAACCCGGTAACGTCGAACCGGACTTCTCCGAGTACATCACCTTCGAAGGCTACTCGGTCGACGAGGACGGAACACAACACTACAAGAACGCCAACGTCGGTATGCGTCGGGCCTGTCTCGATGCCATCGACTATCTGAAGAACTTCGGCTACACCGGAGAACAGGCGTACCTCTCACTGAGTACCATCCCGGTCGAGAGTCGCCTGGCCGGCGTTGTCGACCTACCCAACACCTGTGTTACGGTGTCCGTGCCACAAGCGGCCTTCAACTTCGACATCGATCCGGACCGATTAGGAGATATCAAAAGCAAATCACGTGGGACAGCGGCACGGCCGTCGTAG
- a CDS encoding AMP-binding protein: MSDKFETSQGRRISPPERFVEQANITDSDIYARFEDQWPHCWGRATEFLDWDRSFDTIMEPIDTPPYTRWFVGGELNASKNCVDRHVQAGRGDEPALQWIGERGVTKTYTYSMLQREVNEVAVMLREIGVSAGDPVALYMPRVPELPIAMLAAARLGAPHVVVFAEYSGSVLESFMRETGARTLVTCDGFYRDGKVRALSSEARKGVGELPWDVTSVTLPHIHDESPDFGHDFRRLREECRGETIAPVPRASSDPLFYCYASGPSGGPMGMEHVVGEYLSYVAWTAATVLDLKPADTFWCPAGIEWITGHSYVIYGPLAHGATSILYEGAPAYPDKHRPWRIIENNDVTQFYTTPTAIRTFMEWGGKYPDVHDLSSLRLLGTVGQRIEAETWQWFYRNVGGERCPIVDTWYQAETGGITVSTIPGVGEMKPGSVGPPLPGIEAVVVNAEGERVDPGEAGYLVLERPWPGIFRPVGEPDHEAREYWTEFGTPGEDWRYFTEDGAMADRDGYVTVLGRLDNVINIGHYSKNRVHVSEIERVIAELPDVGDVGVVCGGHEIMGEAPYAFVVTNDSTDRDFETRIAEKVERDLAAQARPEAVFRVSELPRTYSGGILRQVLVDLVNGERLGDTDLLRNPDVLDDIAVEIRHRLEGGELP, translated from the coding sequence ATGTCCGACAAGTTTGAGACTTCGCAGGGTCGTCGGATATCTCCGCCGGAGCGATTTGTCGAGCAGGCCAATATCACCGACTCTGATATCTACGCCAGGTTTGAGGATCAGTGGCCGCACTGTTGGGGGCGGGCAACTGAGTTCCTCGACTGGGATCGTTCCTTCGACACCATCATGGAGCCCATAGATACCCCTCCCTATACCCGGTGGTTCGTCGGGGGCGAACTCAACGCATCGAAAAACTGTGTCGACCGTCACGTCCAGGCCGGACGTGGTGACGAGCCAGCACTCCAGTGGATCGGCGAACGTGGAGTGACGAAAACGTACACCTACTCGATGCTTCAGCGTGAAGTCAACGAAGTCGCAGTGATGCTCCGTGAGATCGGGGTGTCCGCCGGTGATCCAGTGGCGCTCTACATGCCACGCGTTCCGGAACTTCCGATCGCGATGTTGGCAGCCGCGCGTCTTGGCGCCCCGCACGTCGTCGTATTCGCGGAATATTCGGGCTCTGTTCTCGAGTCGTTCATGCGAGAGACCGGCGCACGAACCCTGGTGACTTGCGACGGCTTCTATCGGGACGGCAAAGTACGGGCGCTCAGCAGTGAAGCCCGGAAAGGAGTCGGAGAACTGCCGTGGGACGTCACGAGCGTGACACTGCCTCATATTCATGACGAAAGCCCGGACTTCGGGCACGATTTCAGGCGCCTGCGTGAGGAGTGCCGCGGCGAAACGATAGCGCCGGTCCCCCGAGCGTCGAGCGATCCGCTATTTTACTGCTACGCCTCGGGTCCGTCCGGAGGGCCGATGGGAATGGAACACGTCGTCGGGGAATATCTCTCCTACGTGGCCTGGACGGCGGCGACGGTTCTCGACCTCAAACCAGCAGACACGTTCTGGTGTCCCGCCGGTATCGAATGGATCACCGGACATTCATACGTCATCTATGGTCCGCTCGCCCACGGAGCGACGAGCATCCTCTACGAGGGGGCACCGGCATATCCGGACAAGCATCGTCCGTGGCGAATTATCGAGAACAACGACGTCACACAGTTCTATACGACACCGACTGCCATTCGGACGTTCATGGAGTGGGGAGGGAAGTATCCGGACGTACACGATCTCAGCTCGCTTCGACTGCTGGGTACCGTCGGCCAACGTATCGAGGCGGAGACGTGGCAGTGGTTCTATCGGAACGTCGGGGGCGAACGCTGCCCTATTGTCGATACATGGTACCAAGCCGAGACCGGTGGGATTACCGTCTCGACGATCCCTGGGGTTGGTGAGATGAAGCCCGGCTCGGTCGGTCCACCGCTACCCGGGATCGAAGCGGTGGTGGTCAATGCCGAAGGAGAGCGTGTCGATCCGGGAGAGGCAGGATATCTGGTCCTCGAGAGGCCTTGGCCGGGGATCTTCAGACCGGTAGGAGAACCGGATCATGAGGCGCGAGAGTACTGGACCGAGTTCGGAACGCCCGGAGAAGACTGGAGATACTTCACCGAAGATGGAGCGATGGCCGATCGGGACGGATACGTCACCGTCCTCGGGCGCCTCGATAACGTGATTAACATCGGTCACTACAGCAAGAACCGCGTTCACGTGAGCGAGATCGAACGAGTCATCGCCGAACTCCCCGATGTTGGAGATGTTGGAGTTGTCTGTGGCGGACACGAGATCATGGGGGAGGCCCCGTACGCATTCGTGGTCACTAACGACTCTACCGACCGAGATTTCGAGACGCGCATCGCCGAGAAGGTGGAACGTGATCTCGCCGCACAAGCCCGTCCCGAAGCGGTTTTCAGAGTTTCTGAACTCCCCCGAACCTACTCGGGCGGTATCTTGCGTCAAGTACTGGTGGATCTGGTGAACGGCGAACGACTCGGTGATACGGATCTCCTCCGCAATCCCGACGTTTTGGACGACATTGCGGTCGAGATACGCCACCGTCTCGAAGGCGGTGAGTTACCCTGA
- the rdfA gene encoding rod-determining factor RdfA, protein MTPASDTSGPEDGDGLDDPPCCKVQRTASRFDSMELLSELSTKRRAGDSFRKIAAYFNQNIVARALEDADVEQNRSLHAALTGDEIAEDVYEVLRHDSTSDIKRAEVRARLSDAGVDVSTLESAFVSHVTTRSHLQNCVEVTPDESLPPFDQITNTTQGARSRAVNVIQSTIDRGVENGHLQTGDLEVDVSVQMRCTDCGDTFYLPELLDQRRCSCTTSHSHET, encoded by the coding sequence GTGACGCCGGCTTCCGATACGTCTGGACCTGAAGACGGTGACGGATTGGACGACCCCCCCTGCTGTAAAGTTCAGCGGACCGCTTCCCGGTTTGACTCCATGGAGTTGCTCTCGGAGCTTTCGACCAAACGGAGAGCCGGTGATAGTTTTCGCAAGATCGCAGCGTATTTCAACCAGAATATCGTCGCTCGGGCCCTTGAAGATGCAGATGTCGAGCAAAACCGGAGCCTCCATGCGGCACTGACCGGAGACGAGATCGCGGAAGACGTGTACGAAGTTCTCCGGCACGATTCGACATCAGATATCAAGCGTGCTGAGGTGCGTGCTCGACTGTCGGACGCGGGGGTTGACGTTTCGACGCTCGAATCTGCATTCGTTTCACACGTCACTACCCGATCACATTTACAGAATTGTGTCGAGGTGACTCCCGACGAATCTCTCCCCCCATTCGATCAGATAACCAATACCACTCAGGGTGCCAGATCGAGAGCAGTAAACGTGATCCAGAGTACGATCGACCGCGGGGTGGAGAACGGCCACCTTCAGACGGGCGATCTCGAGGTGGATGTTTCAGTTCAGATGAGATGTACGGACTGTGGTGATACGTTCTACCTACCGGAATTACTCGATCAACGTCGCTGTTCTTGTACTACTTCCCATTCCCACGAGACGTGA
- the fmdA gene encoding formamidase: protein MPEVKFEVDVDSPPDEQPGANPFNRWHPDIPAVVEVDDGETARLEALDWTGGQITDNDDPNEVRDVDLSQVHYLAGPVHVNGAEPGDLLKVEFLDMGPLNGRAEWGFTGTFSQQNGGGFLTDHFSNAAKSIWDVDGYTVSSRHIPDVRYEGKIHPGLAGCAPSQELLEEWNEREQALIDKFEEDPESIPNHPTGEHEPGVANPPTLEGAQMGEMDSEAAEEAAEEAARTVPPREHGGNHDIKDLSIGSTVYFPVYVEGGKFGVGDFHASQGDGEVTFCGAIEMPGYVDCKFEVVKNGMEEHGVTHPIFEPGHRGPNFEDYVTFCGYSVTEDGEQKYIDSHTAYRRACLQAIDYLKKFGYTGQQALHILGTVPIEGRQSGVVDVPNACSTLALPTGAFEFDLSPGSLGNAEDRGNLVVTDEPLG from the coding sequence ATGCCCGAAGTAAAATTCGAAGTCGACGTGGACAGTCCACCCGACGAACAGCCCGGAGCCAATCCGTTCAACCGCTGGCATCCCGACATTCCCGCCGTGGTCGAAGTCGACGACGGCGAGACCGCCCGTCTCGAAGCGCTGGACTGGACCGGCGGCCAGATCACCGACAACGACGACCCGAACGAGGTTCGGGACGTCGACCTGAGCCAGGTTCACTACCTGGCCGGGCCGGTTCACGTCAACGGCGCCGAACCTGGCGACCTCCTGAAAGTCGAGTTCCTCGACATGGGACCGCTCAACGGCCGCGCCGAGTGGGGGTTCACCGGTACCTTCTCACAGCAGAACGGCGGCGGCTTCCTCACCGACCACTTCTCGAACGCCGCCAAATCTATCTGGGATGTCGACGGCTACACGGTGTCCTCCCGACACATCCCCGACGTGCGCTACGAGGGGAAGATTCACCCCGGACTGGCAGGGTGCGCGCCCAGTCAGGAACTCCTCGAGGAGTGGAACGAACGCGAACAGGCACTCATCGACAAGTTCGAGGAGGACCCCGAATCGATCCCGAACCACCCGACCGGCGAACACGAACCCGGGGTGGCGAATCCGCCGACGCTCGAGGGCGCCCAGATGGGGGAGATGGATTCCGAGGCCGCCGAGGAAGCCGCCGAGGAGGCCGCTCGAACCGTTCCACCCCGCGAACACGGCGGCAACCACGACATCAAGGACCTCTCGATCGGATCGACCGTCTACTTCCCCGTCTACGTCGAGGGCGGCAAGTTCGGGGTCGGCGACTTCCACGCCTCACAGGGCGACGGCGAAGTCACCTTCTGTGGCGCCATCGAGATGCCCGGCTACGTCGACTGCAAGTTCGAAGTGGTCAAAAACGGCATGGAAGAGCACGGCGTCACCCACCCCATCTTCGAACCGGGACACCGCGGCCCCAACTTCGAGGACTACGTCACGTTCTGTGGCTACTCGGTCACCGAGGACGGCGAACAGAAGTACATCGACTCACATACGGCCTACCGCCGGGCGTGTCTGCAGGCCATCGACTACCTGAAGAAGTTCGGGTACACGGGCCAGCAAGCCCTCCACATCCTCGGCACCGTACCCATCGAAGGCCGCCAGAGCGGCGTCGTCGACGTCCCCAACGCGTGCTCGACGCTCGCACTCCCGACCGGCGCCTTCGAGTTCGACCTCTCACCGGGCAGCCTCGGCAACGCCGAGGACCGCGGCAACCTCGTCGTCACCGACGAACCGCTCGGGTAG